The following nucleotide sequence is from Roseivirga sp. BDSF3-8.
AGAGAAGTAAGAACTATTAGTAAATACCAGGGTCTCCGGGGCTGCTACCGAACTTTGATCCACACCTTCGAAGAACCAGGTGTACACAGTTCCCGGAGGGTTAAGGTTATTCTTGATACCCAGGTTTTCAACCTCTATATGATAAGGGTCACAGGCCGGCATAGGTGTCAGTATATTAAAGTCGCCACGCGGCTCAGGACTTACGTCTACCTGTAGTGTCTTCACATCGGAACACCCCTCGGCAGTAAAGGCCTCCAGTTTCACCTCATAGGCTTTTACCACTGTTGAGGTGTTAGGAAGGGTGATTTTCCTGAAGCCCGCATCTGTAGTGGTAAAGAATTCTGAGTTATCAGACAGATCCGTGAAGGTCCACTGAATGGAGGTTGCATTAGCCCAGTTAGGTTCCACCACCACTTCCATCGGGGCACAACCGGTCTCATTAGCCAGGTCAAATTCTGCCACCGCATTTACTGCCGGGCGGAAGCTCTCCTGGGCAGAGCTAAAATCACACCCTTCCGGGGTGATTGCCTCAATTTCGAATATGTACTGCTGGCCTTCCTCATCGAAAACAAAATCGACAAAGTCACCGGCTGGAAGATTGATACGGTCTACGTTCAGCCCATAGCTCACTACCAGTTCGAATACCGTTCCTGCCGGAGCTCCGGAAGTGGTGTTAGTAATGGTTCTGGTGACCGGGGCACAGCCAGTGCTGTTGTCAAATGTGTAGTCTACTGTAAAAGGAGCAGACTGCTTATTGATTACTATGTTATCAATAGTTTCAACACTCTCGCATCCATTGGCATTCGTTGTGATCAGCTTGATATCAATAGTTTTATCAGGGTCGGTACTGGTTGGCCTGGGAAAGTCGAGAGAGAACCGCTCACGATACAGGGCCGACTGGTAAATGATACCATCTATGTCCCAGCGATAATCAGCCATGCTCTTCTGGGTTGCCTCAAACTCCACCCGCACAAGGTTACAGCTACTTACAATTGGGGTAGCAGTAAAGCCGGATTGAGGAGCGGGATATATCTTTACCAATTCCTGATCAGGCGAGATACAGGTACCGGCCTTTTCAGGCATCATAATCACTGTAAAGTTCTCCCTTACGTTTGTATTATTAAGAAAGGTATAGCTAAACTGGCCCCAGTCACTGGCAAGAGGATCGGTCTGAACCACAGGAGTGGTTACGTTATTACCAGCAGCGTCTTCTACATACCAGATAATGCGATCAGGGTTTAGGGAAAGCGTGGAGGACGTAGCCTGATAATCAAATGTTTCCCCGCTGCAATAGTCTCTGCTGAGATCATAGTTACTGGTAAACTCACCTAACGCACCGGGGTTGACGATAATATCCACAGGGCTTGTGTAGTCCTCACAGCCTTCTGTACTTACTACTTTCAGATACGAACGGTAGTAGTGCTTATCAGTGGTGCTAAAGTTAGAGTAGTCATATGTAAACCTGGGGAAATCGGCAGCAGTCTGGTCAACAAGCCTTTCTTTTATGTCCCCATTTTCAATATCTTCCGTTACCAGGTAGTACTCATCGATAGTAACCCCACTGGGCTGGGTGACATCTATTTCATAAGTAACCCTTTTTATTGGACACCCGGCGCTATCTATCAGGCTCATGCCCGCAGTAGGCAGCTTATTTACCACTACAGTATTTGAAATCACAGTGGGGCAGCTCTTTTGACTACTTACCCGATAGGCTACCTCATAATTGCCCGGACCGGGGAAGAGGTACTTCACACTATCCGGCTCGGAAGTGGTGGTATACTTAGGGTCCGGATCCGGAGTAAAGGTAACGCCATCGTAACTGAAGTCCCATTCAAATAAGCTCAGCGCATCGCCATTTACATTAGCCGGCAGTGTAGAGACAGGTATGATCTTTACCGAATCACCCGTACAGACAGGGGTCTGTACTGTAAATGAGGTTTCCGGGTGAGGATAAATATACACATCTACATAGTCGTTCGTCTGGCAACCGGTAATGTTATCGGTAGTACGCAAACGCATGGCGTACTTTCCATACTTGTCAAACTGGATGGTGGGAGGGTCGCTACCAGTCCATGACAGCGAGTCTACTGCGGAATTGCGCTCAGTAAGTCTCCAGCGCTTGGTGTAAGAGTTTCCACCGGGGTTAGAAGATTGATCTGAGAAATCGACAGATATAGGCGTGGTACCATCATAGCAGAATTCAAGCACGCCGGGACTAACCTGATAGCCATTTTCGGCATCATTCGTACCTACCCGGGCCTGTACAGCTTCTATCACGTTGATATCCACCTCATCTACGATTACGCAGCTACCCACCGCAATGCTGGGGTTGCTCAGCGTAAGGCGAATTCTTTTCGGGCCAGGTGTGGAGAAGCTGCCAAAACGGGTTTCCTTAGGATCATCATCGTTCTGCGTCCAGATGGATACTTCTGAACCGGAAGACATATCAAATATTTCCCAGTCGAATGAGTAACCGCGATTTCTCAGATTGCTCTGGTTAGCAGCTATAAAACGTACGTCTTCACCAGGACAAAAGGTAGTGGCTTCTACATCATTACTGCGGGCAGCGTATATTCTGTCAAGAGGAGGAGTATCCACGATCTCCACAATGCCTATGGCCTCTACCGGAGCCTCCCCGTTAGGGAAAGGGTTACATACGTTCCAGTTCTCTATAGTAATGACAAATATGTCGCCGACATTTTCCGCACCACTGGCGGGCATAGAGATAGGCAGTGTAATTTCATTAGGACCTGTCACCGGGGCAGGCATGGTAATCACACCGCGAGGATCAGCATACTCGCCCATGATCAGGGCACCCGTAGCATCAGTCACCTGCACGCCATCCACGTACATATTGGGAATACGGTTTGCATCGCCTGTTAGGTTAGACCCATAACGAAAACGTATCCAGCGTGTATCTTCGTTAGGAGACACCGCCTCTACTGAACGGTTACAGTTCATGAAGGTAGCATCAGCAAATGTCACTGTAAAAGGATTCCCCACACACACCTCGTGTACGTTCGGAGCCAGTTCTACTACTCCGCCCATTTCATTATCCTGTCCGTAAGAGATCAGAGGTTGCACCTGGCGAATAGACCCCCCGTCACAAGCGACACCATCATAAACGGGATAGGCTTCAGGGGTATAGGTACACATGGAGCCGGCCGCATAAACGAACTGCTCCCGAACCACATAATAGTTAGGGAGTGTGGGGTGAGGAGCAGCAGGATAACGTTGAACTGTGTTAAACTCATCATTCCACCGGATCTCTATCTCGATTCGATTCGGATCGAATGCAGGATCCGCCAATGCGGTCGATTTCACTCCAAAAAATACCTCAATATCCCCTAATACCGGTGCACAGGTAGTGGCTGTATGGTTGATAGAACCCTGCAAACCGACGCTAAAGACGGAATTACAG
It contains:
- a CDS encoding PKD domain-containing protein — protein: MRKGVFYLIYTVFILLIPGVTMAQLDCNSVFSVGLQGSINHTATTCAPVLGDIEVFFGVKSTALADPAFDPNRIEIEIRWNDEFNTVQRYPAAPHPTLPNYYVVREQFVYAAGSMCTYTPEAYPVYDGVACDGGSIRQVQPLISYGQDNEMGGVVELAPNVHEVCVGNPFTVTFADATFMNCNRSVEAVSPNEDTRWIRFRYGSNLTGDANRIPNMYVDGVQVTDATGALIMGEYADPRGVITMPAPVTGPNEITLPISMPASGAENVGDIFVITIENWNVCNPFPNGEAPVEAIGIVEIVDTPPLDRIYAARSNDVEATTFCPGEDVRFIAANQSNLRNRGYSFDWEIFDMSSGSEVSIWTQNDDDPKETRFGSFSTPGPKRIRLTLSNPSIAVGSCVIVDEVDINVIEAVQARVGTNDAENGYQVSPGVLEFCYDGTTPISVDFSDQSSNPGGNSYTKRWRLTERNSAVDSLSWTGSDPPTIQFDKYGKYAMRLRTTDNITGCQTNDYVDVYIYPHPETSFTVQTPVCTGDSVKIIPVSTLPANVNGDALSLFEWDFSYDGVTFTPDPDPKYTTTSEPDSVKYLFPGPGNYEVAYRVSSQKSCPTVISNTVVVNKLPTAGMSLIDSAGCPIKRVTYEIDVTQPSGVTIDEYYLVTEDIENGDIKERLVDQTAADFPRFTYDYSNFSTTDKHYYRSYLKVVSTEGCEDYTSPVDIIVNPGALGEFTSNYDLSRDYCSGETFDYQATSSTLSLNPDRIIWYVEDAAGNNVTTPVVQTDPLASDWGQFSYTFLNNTNVRENFTVIMMPEKAGTCISPDQELVKIYPAPQSGFTATPIVSSCNLVRVEFEATQKSMADYRWDIDGIIYQSALYRERFSLDFPRPTSTDPDKTIDIKLITTNANGCESVETIDNIVINKQSAPFTVDYTFDNSTGCAPVTRTITNTTSGAPAGTVFELVVSYGLNVDRINLPAGDFVDFVFDEEGQQYIFEIEAITPEGCDFSSAQESFRPAVNAVAEFDLANETGCAPMEVVVEPNWANATSIQWTFTDLSDNSEFFTTTDAGFRKITLPNTSTVVKAYEVKLEAFTAEGCSDVKTLQVDVSPEPRGDFNILTPMPACDPYHIEVENLGIKNNLNPPGTVYTWFFEGVDQSSVAAPETLVFTNSSYFSNRVRNLTLRIETPNGCIKEVTKQVTLAPQILANFELVPEESCSDVSIAITDYTLGAQTNEWYIREVGNPTWQPLDIAELERDGVSNDSNVDMEFQIRLVASSANGCTSEAVRTLTVYPKVTADFDIEGTPGCSPVDMIFKNRDIRPNVDYLWKWNDGTGVEEVNNNPDVPHQFVNAAATGEKKYTVTLEATHTVTGCKAIMSKVVTVYPTITLRVEPDVTTGCAPLDVNFFPNNSTGVSGSHFWMIRNKSAGETNYTTVSNNQTFSYTFNNTTTEMIVFEVRYEAESQYGCQKSKVWDIFVYPDMSAAFDATPERQVLPDATVTVTNQSSAGDWDYLWEWGDGATSTDTDPVPHTYAGYGVYEIKLTLKNDGGCVSEYSRQVTIEPVLPIVDFVGTPRSGCAPLTVEFTNQTKFAREDTYFWEFGDNLGTSTVKNPVYTYTQPGIYSVRLTASNDLGVDVEEVKESYIEVYENPRASFNVRPRTVYLPDMPVYTVNLSYKADQYIWDFGDGTTYEDYEPVHTYATPGVYDIKLIAIGADGCTDTLLIEKAINAVEGGEVRIPNAFTPNLDGPIGGEVPGGGAVVNDVFLPLMEGVTEFNMQIFNRWGELLFESEDKNVGWDGYYKGQLCAPDVYVYKLTFRYINGEQVTRVGDVTLVR